One Styela clava chromosome 4, kaStyClav1.hap1.2, whole genome shotgun sequence genomic window, CaatgcaggggtgtgcaactttttTATAGGCGGGCCAAGTACAGGTAACTGGGTGATTGGGTGAAGCCACGGGCCGCACTTAGAAACTCTACCTATACGAAAGtctctggatacgaaaaatttgtagtttttattcggTATTTCTCTGTTCTTTTTTCTTACCATGTGTATCTTGAAGAATTTTCTACTTGCGAGTGGGTTTCCGTAACTTGAACTAAATGAATTTGTCCCAAGCCCCTTCGTTAGCAGAAAATTCCGTGATTATGGGCGCTCTTTACCTGAAAATGAATTAATCCGTTCCAAGACCCCACAAAACTCGGACATAATATTTGACTGGGTTAATTACTTCACGCTGAACTACTGATTTAGGAATACGCTCTTCAGGCGTTCCCATGCGCTTAAATTGGTTTACAGTCACATATCGTTGTTTGATAATCATTTGGCTTTGCATGAAATATGTACTAAATCATCCGTAATTCTAGCATGGTACATTCTATGTGGAAAACGTTCTTTCCAGGTATAAAATTCTACTTTTGTCCGTTACAGCATGGCGGATACATGCCACATAACTTAATTATAGGAGGATCATAATTAGGGCCCGACCGATACTGCCTTTTtgaaccgataccgatactgcTAGTTTTCCAAAACTAGGCCGATAAGCCGATAACGATGTTTCTTCACATAAAAAAATTGCTACAAGTAACAAACAACACTCTGAGAATTCTGTGTTTTTCTTgcaaaagaaataaatgttGAAACTCATGCAATGattataaaaaaatgcaaatttgtgCATCACTaagtttttttaagaatagCGATTTTCAACGCCTTAGCTATATTAGAAACAAACAGTGTAAAGCCACAGTGCTGAAGAAAATTGTGTGCATGGTGAAAAAGAAAGAACACTTATGTAAGTTTATGGAATCTCAATAGCTCCAGTTTAACAGTCTCAAGTTATAGTTGAGAAAGCAGAGTTTTTCTGCATTGGCTCCAAGCAATGAACATCTGTTATCTGTTATCCAGCGGTGCTGAATACTCTTTCACTGGGAACAGATGTTGGTGGTGCCGAAAGGTATTTTCTGGCCAATATAGCTAAGATAGGAAATCGACAAGCATTGTCATGCCACCATTTGCATACATCCGTTTTCTTTCTGTCAGCCACTGGCTCCAGCATATATTGATGGAGCTGACTACTGCCTGTACCAGATGATGGTCTTTCATGATGCAAAATCGAGTCAAACATAGTATCAAGCGAGCTTGAACCTGGCTGTGTCACTTCAGGCTCTGCAGTAAGTATAGACGCTGCTAAAGCATTTGACTCTTCCTCCATCGCGCCGTGTAAACTACGCGAAAATTCTCTATCTAgcgtatattatttgacacaaataagCCTATTACGGCCGCTGTTCACGATGCTACGAATCTAACAGTCTATTTAACCCTTTTGTCGCAGACTCGCAGTCGTATGTTCCGCCGTGTAGGTATAACCGTCGTTTAACTCACTGCTGCACTCACTGAAACCTGGAAACCCCAAGAAACTGTCCAACACAATGTTTTGATGTTACTTCCAAATCGTGTTCAAAAATGACCAAATGAAATAACTTAGATGTTATGAAGCGTTCCAAAATAGTGTCTCAGCGGACTGATGAAATGTTCCAATATAAAGTCTCAATGAATTGAAGAAGTGTGTaaactgcaattaaaataagaGTAAAACTTATAAGCAAAACACAACAGTGATGATCTAAAAAATACCAGAGACATTGGCAAAATACAgtataggctaccggtacttgATCACACGATAAAGAAGGCATGAATAACTTATGAATAAAGAGCAGACAATAACTTGTCCACACAGTGTTTTACTTATTCTATACTAATATGAATTTGGAATGAAAATCATATATTAAGCAAGTAGGAACACTCAGCAAATGAATtcctaaatacagaaatatcttCACATAAAATATGACTTACCGATTTTTTCGGCTAATAATATCACAAACAAGCAGGTACTTCAATATTTAACATTTAAACAATCTTAACTGTATggaaaaagaataatatattaGACCAAATCAGAGAAGCACAAACCCTGTCAGCCTGTTCAACAAAATCCTGAAAATGGCGCAACCACGAGACAAACTTGCGCAACAATCTAAAGTACCACAATGAGGCGACAAAgggcaataaataaaatgacggCTGAGCCATCATTTACATGGCTCCCCTAGAAATGCTATTTctatactaaaataaaattacaatttcacAATGTCTATTTCTGGCTCCCTCGTCGGGAATCTTCTCCCGTATCTCCACTCTCCAAGAAAAGAATCAACTTTTGGATTGGACGATCAAGAAAGAGAACATCCTTTATACGCTTTCCTCTCTCATCGAGTGTTGAATCTCCTATGTGAACTCGAACTCTTCGAACATGACCATCTGCATCGGGATAGACATCAACAATTCTTGCCATCTTCCACTGATTTCTTGGTGTATTTTCGTCAACGACTATGACAATATCACCAATTTTGAGGTCACGTTGAACTTTGTTCCACTTTTGACGAACTTGGAGTGATTGTAAATATTCTTTACGAAATCGAATCCAAAATTCATTGGCTAAATGCTGTACTCTCCTCCATCTTTTACGCGAGTACAAATCTTCCCTTCCAAATACACCTGGTGGTGGTAATACAAGTCTTGTCTTCGCAGTCAACAAATGATTAGGCGTCAGAGGCAGTGGTGAATCAGGACATGACAAATTATCCACAACTAGAGGACGTCCATTGACAACTGCTTCAGCCTCTGCCATCAGAGTGCGAAGAGAATCCTCATCTAGTTGCCTTCCATTCTTTTCCAGGATGGATGAAAGAACTGCTCTAATACTACGAATTTGACGTTCCCAAACACCTCCCTGATAACTTGCAGCGCTGACATTGAACTTGAATGGGAAATAATCACAATTTTCTCTAAGTAAAACTTCttgaatttttgaatgattCATTGCCTGTAGACCCTCTTTTAATTCTCTTGATGCTCCAACCATGTTGGTTCCACGGTCACATCTCAGTTGTCTGATTGGCCCATTTCTGCAAATAAATCTTCTTAGAGCATTTATAAAGCTGTCGGTTTCTAAACTTGGGGCGATTTCAACACGAACAGCACGCGATGCCATACATGTAAATAAAACTCCATATCTCTTGAGTTCTTTTCTCCTTTCTTTGATAATGAAGGGGCCAAATAAATCTGTAGCACAAAATGAAAAACATGGACTATCATCCATTCTGTCTTTTGGTAAATCAGCCATTTTCTGTTCTTGAAATGTTCCTCTAAGTCTCCTACATTTTGTGCAGTGATGTATGAAACTTGAGACAGCAGCAATGCCAGAAACTATCCAAAATCCAGCAGATCTTATTTCATTGAGTGTAATTCCACGTCCTTGATGTTTCACGACTTCATGATAATGCTTGATTATCAGAGTTGTAATATGATGAGACTTGGGCAATATGACAGGATGCTTCAATTCTTCAGGCAAACTTGAATCTTTCAATCTTCCCCCAATTCTCAACAATCCATCAGATCTTATACATGGATCAAGCTTGAATAATGATGAAGATTTCTTTACAGTATCGAATTTCTTAGGTTTGttcaatatttcgatttcatctgGATACACTTGACACTGcataagttttaaaattatcttCTTAGCATCTTCCATCTCTTGTACAGTTATTGAATCAAAAGATGAAGTCAAATTCTTGTTTCTACgattttgaagaattttcagCCATCGGCATAAAATGACAACAAATCTCTGAGCTTTGTATAAACTTGAAAACATTGACAATCTCTCCAAAAGACTTGGGAAGGATTGCTCTTTTACTTCAGTCAAAAATGTCACAGAATTACGTATTTCTGGATCCGAAGCATCAAGCTCTTCGAATTCATGTGAAAACTCTTTTTCCACTGTAAGTGGTTTCCACAGAAAATCAGGTCCCTTTAGATATCGATCATGTTTGGTCAGTAGATCTTTTGGACACAAACCTCTTGAGGCATCATCAGCTGGGTTGTTCTTTGTATCCACATAAAACCATTGATTTGGCTCACTATGATCACGAATCTCTTGAACACGGTTTGCCACATATATGTAAAATCGACGAGAATCATTTGAAACATAACCAAGAACAACTTTACTGTCTGTCCAATATGTTTCCTTGATGTTGACAAATTTCAATTCTTGTCTCAACATGACTCCAACCCGAACAGATACAAGTGCCGCAGTCAATTCCAATCGAGGTATCGTGATAGGTTTCAATGGTGCTACTCTAGACTTTCCCATCACGAATGAACAATGAATTTGATTTTTCTGATTGGTCAGTCTTAAATAGGTGCACTGGCCATATCCACGAGTCGAGGCATCACTAAAGTGATGTAATTCAGTTTCCTtgatttcaccaaaattacTTGGCTTGAAACATCGTCGAATTTTTAATTCGGCAAGATGATGAAGATCATTTTTCCATCGCTCCCATCTTGGTCTCAAATTATCTGGAACGGGTTCATCCCATTTGCACTTATCACGACACAACTCCTGAAGAATGCGTTTTCCTTCTAAGACAACAGGAGCAATAAATCCGAACGGATCATAGATTGAACATACTGTTGACAGAATTCCACGTCTTGTGAAAGGACGATCTTTCAAAGTAATACGAAAAGTGAAACTGTCATCCACAATACACCATTGAACACCCAGTGCTCTTTCAACTGGTATTGGGTTACTTCCAAGATCTAAATTCTTGAACTTTGTCGAGCGATCATTCTCATCAACAGCTTGTAAAACTTCATTATTATTAGacacaaattttgtcaaattgaaGCCACCTTTAGCACACATTTTCTTACTTGCTTTGATCAACGATGTTGCTTCTTCAACACTATCAACTGACTTTAAACCATCATCAACGTAGAAATTCTTTCTCAAGAATTGAGCTGCTTCTTCACCAAATTCCTTTTCATAGTCATCTGCAGTCTTTTTGAGGACAAAATTACAGCACGATGGACTCGACGTAGAACCAAACACCATGACTCGCATCCTGTAACAACTAGGTTTTTTCGTGCAATCTCCATTGTCCCACCACAGAAATCTGACAAAATCTCTGTCTTCTTCGTTAATTCGAACTTGATAAAACATTGATTCGATGTCTGCCATGAACGCAATTTCCTTTTCACGAAATCGAGCAAGTACTGATATCAGTGAGTTGGTAAGATCTGGTCCTTGTAGCAAATGCCCATTTAAACTTTGACCTTCAAATTCAGAACTGCAATTAAATACAACTCTGATCTTGTTTGGCTTACAAGGATGAAACACTCCATGATGTGGAATATACCATACATATCCATGATTACCATTGTCACCATCGGATAATCTCTCAGCATATCCCTTTTCAATTGCATCTTTCATGAATGCACAGTAAAGCTCTTTAAACCTTTCATCTTTCTCAAAACGCTTCTTAATTCCTTGTAAGCATCTGAGAGCTAATTGCTTGTTGTTTGAAAGCTTCACTTCTTTGTTTCGAAAAGGGAGAGACATCTCATAATGACCATCCTGTGTCCTGTGAATACTTGATTGACACTTCTGCAAAAATCTACGATCTTCGATAGAAATAGGTTTGTTCGATGTACCATCAATTTCTTGctttttgatattattcttGTGCATGCATTCAATGAAATCTTGTTCGAAACTTCTCAAAATCATGCAAGGGTTAATGACTTCTTTAACTTGATTTATAGGTACAAATTGAGGAGAAATGATGTCAGGTGCATACAGGTCATGTGATATCACTTTGTTACAAGTTTTGGTAGCATATCCACCAACACATACTGCATCAATCATTCCAACAACTCCCCATCCTAATGCTGTTTTGATAGCATAACTTTCTGTGTCGGCATCTGATATAATTTGCAACGGACGCAATGCTTGCATACAATCAGTGCCAATGAGTATACCAATATCAATATTAGGATCATAGTCCGGGATTTCATCTAGAATATCTTGGAACTTTGTATACTTGTTCAGAACCCTCTTGTCTATAATTTGATTACGATTTACTGGGATGGAATCTCTTGTGTAACATGGAGGCAAATTTATCTTGTGGCCATTACAACCTAAAATTTGCAAGCCCATAATCTTGTATGAATCCACCACAGTCGAACTGGTCATAGTAGAAAGGTTCAATCTCACCTTAAATCCATTTGATTCCAAGCTTCGTCTGACATCATCCGAAATGAATGTGGTATCAGATTGTTCATCTAAAATTGCATAAACTTTTAATTTCTTGCTTGGTCGATCAGCACAAAGTATTTGTATTGGTACAATCCTTGTAGTTCGAATAACTTCTCGAGCTTCTGATGCATGACAGATTATACTTTTCTTACAATCAGCATTCGTTAaactattttcttcatttgaaTCTATCTTCGTCTTGACCTTGCGAACGAATTCTTCTGAATGTATGGCAGTAGGGTGACCTTTACCACAAGTTTTGCAAGTCTTTCTTTTGGTGCATCCTTTCGAACGATGACCTTTTCTTAGACATGCAAAACATATGCCATTTGACTTGATAAATTCGATTCGGTCATTGTAAGATTTCTTGAGAAAAGCTGTACAATCATTCAGATCATGTGATCCTTTACAACACACACACGAATCTGAGAAATGGGTAGTTTTCGACTTAGCTGTTTGTCGAGAACTGTGAACTTCTTCGCTTGCATCAATAGAGTACGAGTGAGAACCTCTATTATAAGTCCTTCTTCTAACGGGTACATTTGCAGCTTTCTTATTGTTAGCCACAAGTTCATCAAGTACTCCAGTTCCATACAGAGGAAGTGTAGTTACTTTAGATATTTTCTTGACATGATCACAGAATTCAGAAAATGGTGGAAAGCTTCCATGTTTTCTGTGATATTCACATGCATTTGACGACCATCTATCTCTTGCCGACTTTGGCAATTTCAAAACAAGAACTTGGATTAAGTCTTCATCATCCAATTTCTTCAGTAACGTAGAATTTTTTACCAATAGCTTACAACTAGTAAGAAAATGACAAAACTCACGCATTCCTTTTCCGCCATCATTCATAGGTATGATAGGCCATTGCTTCAGTCTTTGCTTGTAAGCTCTGGATATTGTAGCCGAGTCGCCATACCACTCCATTAGTGTCGCTTTTGCTTCATTATATGCGTTTTCATCATCTATGCCCATGAAACCTTCAATAGCCATTCTTGCATCTCCAGTCGTATACTTCAAAAGATAACGAAGACGCCTGTTAGGGTTTCGAACATTTCTTTCAATAAGATCTTCAAAATCTCCAAGCCATATAGGAAATTTCAATAAATCACCATCAAAAACTTCTGGTTCTTCATTTGGCAATGAAGCCCTTTGTTGAATATCAACAACTGTTTCAACTAGTCTTTTAATTTCTGAACTACTAGCGCCATCTGCCGATGGGTTTTGTGGTGCAGTAGACAAATTCAATGGATTTGAAACTTCGTTTTCAGCAGTGTTCGAATAAGCAGGATTTGCATTCATATGATTTGTAACAAATGGTACAGCTGTATTTTCAGGTGCCGGTACCAAATTTTCATTCGTTAAAGCAGTTTGTTCAGCAGTATGGAATTGACGCGGACTTACTACAAAAGGTTCGTTCGGTGCAAAATGTGTCACATCACGTCTACTAAAGCTATCATTTTCACAATCAATTTGAGCAAAAATATTCTCTTCTGCTTCTG contains:
- the LOC120338213 gene encoding uncharacterized protein LOC120338213; translated protein: MATARSINASYDVDSNSGNDMRENPRRSERSRTLTEKGQEYQVKMLLERCKSKFELFSKIRMKLLKSIDDGVSLRTIKDDLKTFELCFHGYRTAHKEYVALLVDANAINEENDIFINAQHLFEEFRAKAIEEIRSIETDKDVSSVHTSLSRYSHRSCSSSSSSSVAFRLAEIAAKKASLQAEASFAETEVKIAQEEAKLKSELAQADAKLKSELAQADAKLKSELAQTEAKLKAEAVRLQANVQQAEIQLQADKRRMNLQKEIAKAEAEENIFAQIDCENDSFSRRDVTHFAPNEPFVVSPRQFHTAEQTALTNENLVPAPENTAVPFVTNHMNANPAYSNTAENEVSNPLNLSTAPQNPSADGASSSEIKRLVETVVDIQQRASLPNEEPEVFDGDLLKFPIWLGDFEDLIERNVRNPNRRLRYLLKYTTGDARMAIEGFMGIDDENAYNEAKATLMEWYGDSATISRAYKQRLKQWPIIPMNDGGKGMREFCHFLTSCKLLVKNSTLLKKLDDEDLIQVLVLKLPKSARDRWSSNACEYHRKHGSFPPFSEFCDHVKKISKVTTLPLYGTGVLDELVANNKKAANVPVRRRTYNRGSHSYSIDASEEVHSSRQTAKSKTTHFSDSCVCCKGSHDLNDCTAFLKKSYNDRIEFIKSNGICFACLRKGHRSKGCTKRKTCKTCGKGHPTAIHSEEFVRKVKTKIDSNEENSLTNADCKKSIICHASEAREVIRTTRIVPIQILCADRPSKKLKVYAILDEQSDTTFISDDVRRSLESNGFKVRLNLSTMTSSTVVDSYKIMGLQILGCNGHKINLPPCYTRDSIPVNRNQIIDKRVLNKYTKFQDILDEIPDYDPNIDIGILIGTDCMQALRPLQIISDADTESYAIKTALGWGVVGMIDAVCVGGYATKTCNKVISHDLYAPDIISPQFVPINQVKEVINPCMILRSFEQDFIECMHKNNIKKQEIDGTSNKPISIEDRRFLQKCQSSIHRTQDGHYEMSLPFRNKEVKLSNNKQLALRCLQGIKKRFEKDERFKELYCAFMKDAIEKGYAERLSDGDNGNHGYVWYIPHHGVFHPCKPNKIRVVFNCSSEFEGQSLNGHLLQGPDLTNSLISVLARFREKEIAFMADIESMFYQVRINEEDRDFVRFLWWDNGDCTKKPSCYRMRVMVFGSTSSPSCCNFVLKKTADDYEKEFGEEAAQFLRKNFYVDDGLKSVDSVEEATSLIKASKKMCAKGGFNLTKFVSNNNEVLQAVDENDRSTKFKNLDLGSNPIPVERALGVQWCIVDDSFTFRITLKDRPFTRRGILSTVCSIYDPFGFIAPVVLEGKRILQELCRDKCKWDEPVPDNLRPRWERWKNDLHHLAELKIRRCFKPSNFGEIKETELHHFSDASTRGYGQCTYLRLTNQKNQIHCSFVMGKSRVAPLKPITIPRLELTAALVSVRVGVMLRQELKFVNIKETYWTDSKVVLGYVSNDSRRFYIYVANRVQEIRDHSEPNQWFYVDTKNNPADDASRGLCPKDLLTKHDRYLKGPDFLWKPLTVEKEFSHEFEELDASDPEIRNSVTFLTEVKEQSFPSLLERLSMFSSLYKAQRFVVILCRWLKILQNRRNKNLTSSFDSITVQEMEDAKKIILKLMQCQVYPDEIEILNKPKKFDTVKKSSSLFKLDPCIRSDGLLRIGGRLKDSSLPEELKHPVILPKSHHITTLIIKHYHEVVKHQGRGITLNEIRSAGFWIVSGIAAVSSFIHHCTKCRRLRGTFQEQKMADLPKDRMDDSPCFSFCATDLFGPFIIKERRKELKRYGVLFTCMASRAVRVEIAPSLETDSFINALRRFICRNGPIRQLRCDRGTNMVGASRELKEGLQAMNHSKIQEVLLRENCDYFPFKFNVSAASYQGGVWERQIRSIRAVLSSILEKNGRQLDEDSLRTLMAEAEAVVNGRPLVVDNLSCPDSPLPLTPNHLLTAKTRLVLPPPGVFGREDLYSRKRWRRVQHLANEFWIRFRKEYLQSLQVRQKWNKVQRDLKIGDIVIVVDENTPRNQWKMARIVDVYPDADGHVRRVRVHIGDSTLDERGKRIKDVLFLDRPIQKLILFLESGDTGEDSRRGSQK